The proteins below are encoded in one region of Ignavibacteriota bacterium:
- a CDS encoding phenylalanine--tRNA ligase subunit beta yields MKVSLTWLRRYIDLPESPEQIAALLTGTGLEVESIEDHARQFDGIVVGCVVTCEKHPKADKLSICTVDDGIEVVQVICGAPNVAAGQKVPFARIGAWISTAGFRIEKRTIRGAESSGMICSSSELGLNADHSGIMVLPDTAQLGQPFSEYLGKNDVSLEIGITPNRGDALSHIGVARDLAAVLGRLMRIPAPVTSAQLFPEALPIHIADPVLCPRYSGAIIRGVTVKPSPAWLARLLEAAGVRSINSVVDVTNFIMLELGQPMHAFDLSALAGPEIRVRSAVEGENFTTLDGRTHTLRQGAILICDAEKPVALGGVMGGQNSEINNNTVDVLLESAHFHPSSIRKTARAIAAASESSYRFERTTDPDGTMVALRRAIDILLEVAGGKLIAVNDNYTHIKERPSVVLRPERVRSLLGIDISDDRIGEILNALQYKIRSVDNRLEVTVPGFRSDIDREVDLIEEIARIHGYDNIPSPSKIEITTARQYDDFQHISMMRASALGLGLDEVVSSSLVPRDFAHIGHSPERTLDVLNPVSTERPALRSTILSSLLEAADLNLRNGAESMRIFEIGSTYVRKDGGGSGLAGVDEKTMIGILLTGDANTRSWHTQQRGFDIFDMKGLVTSFLARIHIDIGDDICYDRSESLTDSFLPIDFNGAIIGRMMEVPQNFRSMFSIERPVFYAEFEAEALRSHMYRDRKYAAPSRFPAVKRDLAFLLPVKTRAADILVLVKEVTTAHLVHAEVIDVFTHESFGQGNKSLALSLQFQAEGKTLVDADIAPEMDAIVSAVEKTFSAKLRS; encoded by the coding sequence ATGAAAGTCTCACTCACCTGGCTCCGCCGGTACATCGACCTCCCGGAATCTCCCGAACAGATCGCGGCGCTCCTCACGGGCACCGGACTCGAAGTCGAATCCATCGAAGATCACGCCCGCCAGTTCGACGGAATAGTCGTCGGATGTGTGGTGACCTGCGAGAAACATCCCAAGGCCGACAAGCTGTCGATCTGTACGGTCGACGATGGCATCGAGGTGGTGCAGGTTATCTGCGGCGCCCCGAATGTTGCCGCGGGACAGAAGGTTCCCTTCGCCCGCATCGGCGCATGGATATCCACCGCCGGCTTCCGCATCGAGAAGCGTACGATACGTGGCGCGGAGTCTTCGGGCATGATATGTTCCTCGTCGGAACTAGGCCTGAACGCCGATCACAGCGGGATAATGGTGCTCCCGGACACCGCCCAGCTCGGCCAACCTTTCTCCGAATACCTGGGAAAGAACGACGTCTCGCTTGAGATCGGCATCACACCGAACCGGGGGGATGCGCTCTCGCATATCGGCGTCGCGCGTGATTTGGCGGCTGTGCTCGGGCGCCTCATGCGCATTCCCGCTCCGGTAACCTCGGCACAACTTTTCCCCGAGGCCCTGCCGATCCACATTGCTGATCCGGTACTGTGCCCCCGGTATTCCGGCGCCATCATCCGCGGTGTGACGGTGAAGCCGTCCCCCGCTTGGCTTGCACGTCTTCTTGAAGCAGCCGGAGTGAGAAGCATCAATTCGGTGGTCGACGTGACCAATTTTATCATGCTTGAACTCGGCCAGCCGATGCACGCGTTCGACCTATCGGCACTGGCCGGACCCGAAATTCGCGTGCGTTCCGCCGTGGAAGGGGAGAACTTCACCACGCTCGACGGCAGGACCCACACCCTGCGTCAAGGTGCCATTCTGATTTGTGATGCGGAGAAACCCGTGGCTTTGGGTGGAGTCATGGGCGGACAAAATTCAGAGATCAACAACAATACTGTGGACGTGCTGCTTGAAAGCGCACATTTCCACCCTTCATCCATTCGCAAAACAGCTCGCGCAATCGCGGCGGCGTCCGAATCCAGCTACCGCTTTGAACGGACCACCGATCCCGACGGCACCATGGTCGCACTTCGCAGAGCAATCGATATTCTGCTTGAAGTGGCCGGTGGTAAACTTATAGCAGTCAACGATAATTACACCCACATTAAGGAGCGGCCATCCGTTGTTCTACGACCTGAACGTGTTCGTTCATTGCTCGGCATCGACATTTCCGATGATCGGATTGGCGAAATTCTGAACGCCTTGCAGTATAAAATCCGCTCGGTCGATAATAGACTTGAGGTGACAGTTCCTGGTTTCCGCTCCGACATCGATCGTGAGGTGGATCTGATCGAGGAGATCGCGCGTATACACGGCTACGACAACATTCCCTCGCCCTCAAAGATCGAAATTACCACCGCGAGGCAGTACGACGACTTCCAACACATTTCGATGATGCGCGCATCCGCGCTGGGACTCGGTTTGGACGAGGTAGTCTCCTCCAGTCTCGTGCCGCGTGACTTTGCTCATATAGGTCACAGCCCGGAACGGACGCTCGACGTGCTCAATCCAGTCAGTACGGAAAGACCAGCTCTACGCTCCACAATCCTATCGTCGCTCCTGGAGGCGGCGGATCTGAATCTGCGCAATGGCGCGGAGAGCATGCGCATTTTCGAAATCGGTTCGACCTACGTACGGAAGGATGGGGGAGGGAGCGGGCTGGCCGGTGTCGACGAAAAGACCATGATCGGAATTCTCCTGACCGGCGACGCCAACACGAGGAGCTGGCACACGCAGCAGCGCGGTTTTGATATCTTCGATATGAAAGGACTCGTCACCTCGTTCCTCGCTCGAATTCATATTGACATTGGTGATGACATTTGTTATGATAGAAGCGAGTCTTTAACGGATTCCTTTTTACCGATTGATTTCAACGGTGCTATCATTGGACGTATGATGGAAGTTCCTCAGAACTTTCGTTCGATGTTCTCCATCGAGCGTCCGGTCTTTTACGCGGAATTCGAAGCAGAGGCACTTCGGTCACACATGTATCGAGACAGGAAATACGCGGCGCCGAGCCGCTTTCCTGCGGTGAAACGTGATCTGGCCTTCCTTCTTCCCGTAAAAACACGCGCTGCGGACATCCTTGTTCTGGTTAAAGAGGTCACGACTGCGCATCTGGTACATGCGGAAGTGATCGACGTGTTCACTCACGAGAGTTTCGGGCAGGGCAACAAGAGTCTCGCTCTGAGTCTTCAGTTCCAGGCCGAAGGCAAGACACTCGTTGATGCCGATATCGCCCCGGAGATGGACGCCATAGTTTCCGCTGTTGAAAAGACCTTCTCCGCAAAACTTCGATCCTGA
- a CDS encoding cell division protein ZapA, translating to MEQKSIRVRIYGTEYPLRVDDEQLTYRAAQHIDRMMAELHGQLPDQPPATLAVLSALNVSESLFHEQRFTMQTLKEVEQEVHALSRYLDEALEE from the coding sequence ATGGAACAGAAGAGCATTCGGGTTCGGATATACGGCACGGAGTATCCCCTCCGGGTTGACGACGAGCAGCTCACCTATCGAGCCGCACAACACATCGACCGGATGATGGCTGAATTACACGGCCAATTGCCGGACCAACCCCCCGCCACGCTCGCTGTACTGTCGGCATTGAACGTTTCCGAATCCCTGTTTCACGAGCAGCGTTTCACCATGCAGACGCTGAAGGAAGTGGAGCAGGAAGTGCACGCGCTCTCACGGTATCTTGACGAAGCGCTGGAGGAGTAA
- the rny gene encoding ribonuclease Y — protein MNVEVYWLVPVLVAVAALFLWIGWMLYARIGTNKIADAELRAKQILEDADKDIANLKKEKLLEVKDEWFRKKQEFEKEANRQRSKLQNSEKQLQNKEESLNSRFDLINKKESAAKQVELRLQQKETEIAERATQLTRIIDEQTERLERIAGLSREEAKKQLIENLLNDAKLAAAQQLKEVRDEMKATAKKEARRVIIQAIQRTASDHSVETTVSVLNLQSEEMKGRIIGREGRNIRAFEAATGIDVIVDDTPEAVILSGFDPFRREVARISLETLMADGRIHPARIEEVVEKVRKDLEEEVFRVGENTLLDLGIHSAHPEIKRHVGKMKFRSSYGQNLLQHSVEVAWLCGIMATELDLDSKMAVRCGLLHDIGKCVDRNIEGPHALLGMEIAKKYREHAAVINAIGSHHEDIEMETPFAALVQAADAISGARPGARRESLEGYVKRLEKLETVAKSFEGVAKTYAIQAGREVRVVVEHDRVDDSLADQLANDIADKIQQEMEYPGQIKVTVIREKRSIAYAK, from the coding sequence ATGAATGTTGAAGTATACTGGCTCGTGCCGGTCCTCGTGGCCGTCGCAGCCCTGTTTTTATGGATTGGCTGGATGCTCTACGCGCGTATCGGCACAAACAAAATCGCCGATGCGGAACTGCGTGCAAAGCAGATCCTGGAGGATGCCGACAAGGACATCGCCAACCTGAAGAAGGAAAAACTGCTTGAAGTAAAGGACGAATGGTTCAGGAAAAAGCAGGAGTTCGAAAAAGAGGCAAACAGGCAGCGGAGCAAACTGCAAAATTCCGAGAAGCAGCTCCAGAACAAGGAAGAGTCGCTTAACAGCCGGTTCGACCTCATCAATAAGAAGGAAAGTGCAGCAAAACAGGTGGAGCTTCGCCTCCAGCAGAAAGAGACGGAAATCGCCGAGCGCGCGACCCAATTGACACGTATCATCGACGAACAGACCGAACGACTTGAGCGCATAGCAGGTCTTTCGCGTGAGGAAGCCAAGAAACAGCTCATCGAGAATCTTCTGAACGACGCCAAGCTGGCCGCCGCGCAGCAGCTCAAGGAAGTGCGCGACGAGATGAAGGCGACCGCGAAGAAGGAAGCACGCAGAGTGATCATCCAGGCCATTCAGCGCACCGCCTCCGACCACTCGGTCGAAACCACCGTCAGCGTGCTCAACCTTCAGAGTGAGGAAATGAAGGGCCGTATCATCGGCCGCGAAGGCCGGAACATCCGCGCGTTTGAGGCGGCCACGGGAATCGATGTCATCGTCGACGACACGCCCGAGGCGGTCATCCTATCCGGCTTCGATCCCTTCCGTCGTGAGGTTGCGCGCATTTCACTGGAAACGTTGATGGCCGACGGCCGCATCCATCCGGCGCGCATCGAAGAAGTCGTGGAGAAGGTTCGAAAGGATCTCGAAGAGGAAGTTTTCCGCGTGGGCGAGAACACGCTGCTCGATCTCGGCATACATTCTGCGCACCCCGAAATAAAGCGCCATGTCGGCAAGATGAAATTCCGTTCGAGCTACGGGCAGAATCTTCTGCAGCACTCAGTGGAGGTGGCCTGGCTTTGCGGCATCATGGCGACGGAGCTGGATCTCGACAGCAAAATGGCGGTTCGTTGCGGCCTCCTGCATGACATAGGCAAATGTGTCGACAGGAACATCGAGGGTCCGCACGCCTTGCTCGGCATGGAAATCGCGAAGAAATATCGCGAGCACGCCGCGGTCATCAATGCGATTGGTTCCCATCACGAAGACATCGAGATGGAGACCCCCTTTGCCGCGCTCGTGCAGGCGGCCGATGCAATCAGCGGCGCCCGTCCCGGCGCGAGACGCGAATCGCTGGAGGGGTATGTGAAACGCCTTGAGAAGCTCGAGACCGTGGCAAAGAGTTTCGAAGGTGTCGCAAAAACATACGCGATACAGGCGGGCCGCGAGGTGCGCGTGGTGGTGGAACACGACCGTGTGGACGATTCGCTGGCCGATCAGCTTGCGAACGATATCGCCGACAAAATCCAACAGGAGATGGAGTACCCCGGTCAAATCAAGGTGACGGTAATCCGCGAGAAACGATCCATCGCCTATGCGAAGTAA
- a CDS encoding dephospho-CoA kinase: MPDRKYPKRPYLLVALTGGFGSGKSTVSAMVAERYPVLNSDLIAAEVIAGSDSVRMQIREAFGGAVFDSSGRLDRTALARVAFADDAHASKLNRIVHPPTIAEIESRAHGVARAGGVVIVESALVYEARLENHFDAVIAVVARQETVLRRAAEAGRFTEHDVLARLARQLAPEEKAARADIVLHNDGTMEELRGATTMALIVLEAIARKHAGA; encoded by the coding sequence ATGCCCGATCGTAAATATCCGAAACGCCCGTATCTGCTTGTCGCCTTAACGGGCGGATTCGGCAGCGGGAAGTCTACCGTCTCGGCCATGGTTGCCGAGCGGTATCCCGTTCTGAACAGTGATCTCATTGCCGCCGAGGTGATCGCCGGATCTGACTCGGTCCGCATGCAGATCCGCGAGGCGTTCGGGGGTGCCGTGTTTGATTCATCCGGCCGTCTCGACCGCACGGCATTGGCGCGCGTGGCCTTCGCCGACGACGCACACGCCTCGAAGTTGAACCGTATCGTCCATCCTCCAACCATCGCCGAAATCGAAAGCCGCGCACATGGCGTCGCGCGTGCTGGCGGCGTTGTCATCGTGGAATCAGCACTCGTGTATGAAGCGCGGCTCGAAAACCATTTTGACGCCGTAATCGCCGTGGTGGCTCGGCAGGAGACTGTGCTGCGCCGAGCGGCGGAAGCTGGGAGATTCACAGAGCACGATGTCCTGGCGCGCCTTGCGCGACAACTCGCTCCAGAAGAAAAGGCGGCCCGCGCAGACATCGTGCTGCACAACGATGGGACGATGGAAGAGTTGCGGGGTGCAACAACCATGGCGCTCATCGTACTCGAGGCGATTGCGAGGAAACATGCAGGTGCCTGA
- a CDS encoding acetylornithine transaminase, translated as MQVPERDARAIMPTYGRLPLDITHGEGAYIFDRAGNRYLDLFGGLAVNLLGNAHPRMVAAAEKQLRLYAHLSNYFAQEPQVLLAERLKELTGYPAVYFCNSGTEAAEAAVKLARKWGSTRSKTTLIGFSGAFHGRSMSPLSLMSHAPYREGYQPFLDGCLHLPWNDTAALERSVHSDTAAVFLEPIQGEGGIVPASETFIEALSRLREKYGFLIVADEVQTGVGRTGTFLAADPGLLRPDVVMLAKGIGGGLPLGALLVREELSGVFGRGGHGSTFGGNPVACAAGLAVLDVIRDEKLMARALHIGETFMNAMRAFAQESSHMIVDVRGRGCMIGIELAAPAYPVLRRCLEQGVLINVTRERVIRLLPPLILSDEQCDVAVETLRGCIPAAFEDAA; from the coding sequence ATGCAGGTGCCTGAGCGCGACGCGCGCGCCATCATGCCAACATACGGGCGCCTTCCCCTCGACATCACGCACGGCGAAGGGGCGTACATATTTGATCGCGCGGGGAACAGGTACCTCGATCTTTTCGGCGGCCTCGCGGTGAATCTGCTTGGGAACGCACATCCACGCATGGTGGCGGCGGCGGAAAAACAGTTGCGTTTGTACGCACACCTGTCGAATTACTTCGCGCAGGAACCACAGGTGTTGTTGGCGGAACGGCTGAAGGAACTTACCGGATATCCAGCGGTTTATTTCTGTAATTCTGGTACCGAAGCGGCCGAAGCCGCGGTGAAACTGGCACGGAAGTGGGGAAGCACGCGCAGTAAAACGACCCTCATCGGATTTTCCGGTGCGTTCCACGGCCGGAGCATGAGCCCGCTCTCCCTGATGTCTCACGCACCGTACCGAGAGGGGTATCAGCCCTTCCTCGATGGCTGTCTCCATCTGCCTTGGAACGACACAGCCGCACTCGAACGCTCAGTGCATTCAGACACAGCGGCTGTCTTTCTCGAACCCATACAGGGCGAGGGCGGGATAGTCCCCGCGAGCGAAACCTTCATAGAAGCCCTGTCACGACTACGCGAAAAATACGGCTTCCTTATTGTGGCAGATGAAGTGCAGACCGGTGTCGGACGCACGGGCACGTTCCTCGCCGCGGATCCGGGACTCCTCCGCCCCGACGTGGTCATGCTTGCAAAGGGAATCGGTGGCGGCCTTCCTCTGGGTGCACTGCTCGTACGCGAGGAGCTCTCGGGAGTGTTCGGACGCGGCGGGCATGGAAGCACCTTCGGAGGAAATCCGGTGGCATGTGCGGCCGGACTCGCGGTGCTCGATGTCATCCGCGATGAGAAGCTCATGGCGCGCGCGCTCCACATCGGTGAAACATTCATGAACGCGATGCGCGCGTTTGCGCAGGAATCATCGCATATGATCGTGGATGTGCGCGGTCGCGGATGTATGATCGGCATAGAGCTCGCAGCTCCGGCCTATCCAGTACTGCGCCGCTGTCTCGAGCAGGGCGTACTGATCAATGTGACGAGAGAACGGGTCATCCGGCTGCTGCCCCCGCTGATACTCAGCGACGAACAATGTGATGTTGCAGTCGAGACGCTCCGTGGGTGCATCCCCGCTGCGTTCGAGGACGCCGCATGA
- the nadB gene encoding L-aspartate oxidase, with the protein MKHTSTTTTQSDVLVIGSGIAGLFYALRVADHRRVILVTKKQTVESNTNYAQGGIASVFSDSDSFDLHVEDTLTAGAGLCRREIVELVIRDGPLLVRELMEMGVRFTESDGHLDLGREGGHSRNRIVHAKDLTGKEIERALVARARKHPRITVLEDHVAVELITQHNLRDNSSQNGGVTCWGAYVLDKEHGVVRTFLAGTTVLSSGGCGQVYLHTTNPDIATGDGIAMAYRAGATVANMEFIQFHPTSLYHPAARSFLISEAVRGHGAMLRTADGVRFMERYDTRAELAPRDIVARAIDTELKRRGDDCVYLDMTHLDPKDVTSRFPHITETCSRFGIDITKQWIPVVPAAHYVCGGVVCDIDARTSIDGLLACGEVSMTGLHGANRLASNSLLEALVFAERAARSTLAEPRSAPDPSEILPWDDSGTYNTEEWILISHNRRELQSLMWDFVGIVRSTLRLERARRRIEMLHGEVESFYKRNRVSEALVELRNLTLVARLIVDCALLRKESRGLHFTTDFPASDPALSTRDTILAADASTR; encoded by the coding sequence ATGAAACACACATCCACGACCACGACACAATCCGATGTGCTGGTCATCGGCAGCGGGATCGCGGGCCTTTTTTACGCGCTCCGCGTCGCAGATCACCGGCGCGTGATCCTGGTCACAAAAAAACAGACCGTCGAATCGAACACTAATTACGCGCAGGGCGGCATCGCCTCCGTGTTCTCCGACAGCGACTCTTTTGATCTGCACGTCGAAGACACGCTGACGGCAGGCGCCGGCCTGTGCCGTCGCGAGATCGTGGAGCTCGTCATACGCGACGGTCCGCTTCTTGTGCGCGAACTCATGGAGATGGGTGTACGATTCACGGAAAGCGATGGACACCTGGACCTCGGCAGGGAAGGCGGACATTCACGCAACCGTATCGTCCATGCGAAGGACTTGACCGGCAAGGAAATCGAACGGGCTCTCGTAGCCCGGGCTCGGAAACATCCGCGTATCACCGTGCTCGAGGATCACGTTGCAGTCGAGCTGATCACGCAGCACAACCTGCGCGACAACTCCTCACAGAATGGTGGTGTCACCTGCTGGGGTGCGTATGTTCTGGACAAGGAACACGGCGTCGTGCGCACCTTCCTTGCAGGCACAACGGTCCTGAGCAGCGGCGGCTGCGGACAGGTGTATCTCCACACCACCAATCCCGACATCGCCACGGGCGACGGGATCGCCATGGCGTACCGGGCCGGAGCCACGGTGGCGAACATGGAATTCATCCAATTCCATCCCACCTCGCTCTACCATCCCGCGGCCCGATCGTTCCTCATTTCGGAAGCGGTGCGCGGGCATGGAGCCATGCTCCGTACCGCCGACGGCGTGCGCTTTATGGAAAGATACGACACGCGGGCGGAACTGGCGCCGCGCGACATAGTGGCACGCGCCATCGACACCGAGTTGAAGCGCCGTGGCGACGATTGCGTGTACCTCGACATGACACATCTGGATCCCAAGGACGTCACCAGTCGTTTTCCCCATATCACCGAAACATGCTCGCGCTTCGGCATCGATATCACGAAACAGTGGATCCCTGTTGTCCCCGCGGCGCATTACGTGTGCGGCGGCGTCGTGTGTGATATCGACGCGCGTACATCGATCGACGGACTTCTCGCCTGCGGCGAAGTAAGCATGACCGGTTTGCATGGCGCCAATCGGCTCGCGAGCAATTCGCTTCTCGAAGCGCTCGTGTTTGCAGAGCGCGCAGCACGCAGCACTCTCGCCGAACCCCGCAGCGCGCCGGATCCCTCGGAGATCCTGCCGTGGGACGACAGCGGCACCTACAACACAGAGGAATGGATTCTTATTTCGCATAATCGACGGGAATTGCAATCCCTGATGTGGGATTTTGTCGGCATTGTGCGTTCGACGCTTAGACTCGAACGCGCGAGGCGTCGTATAGAAATGCTCCACGGAGAAGTCGAGAGTTTTTACAAACGGAACAGGGTATCGGAAGCGCTGGTGGAACTCCGCAACCTCACACTCGTCGCGCGGCTCATCGTCGATTGCGCCCTGCTTCGGAAGGAGAGCAGGGGGCTTCATTTTACCACCGATTTTCCCGCGTCCGATCCCGCACTGAGCACACGCGACACGATTCTGGCAGCGGACGCCAGCACACGCTGA
- a CDS encoding TonB-dependent receptor, whose product MILRTHTNRFGAIWAILHLCMMLGAGSYAQGQNARLEGVVLSEVGPLVGATVRVLGTGSGGLTDADGRFRIDRLEARVYQVQVSMIGFESRNVRMTASSDPAPQRVQLIERPVVLDAVEVVSDALRRPAEDTRVSVQQLQPREAKILPGAGEDVMRSLQSLPGVVAPNDFSSQLIIRGSGPDQNLIVMDEIEVFNPYRLYGAVSMFNPETITDISLISGGFPARYGDRLSAVLDVTNRNGNADRAIGANINMSITNANVVLEGSNPGSIPGSWLLSTRRTYYDLILGPIARQTGLVTGDVAFPNFRDVQAKLSFGPFNHSRFVVNALSSRDGVDLVTGEGRETPDSVSVFNTLFNTVLGAAWYYTPNERLVNKLVLSYYDNTGTTEFDGRFLDPVLNREEFRGQQTDSLRAMARLFGISFDNEFRFRKTSVKNMLLLTDESHALDAGVGVDVLATDLTFAFRVSPELRQIIEANPRSSALVDDIAQSLTYVKAHAYVQDRILLGTSFAVTPGIRVDYYGQLESAVVSPRLSASYAVDPVTTFRASTGLYYQSPGYEKLFDQNQFFDFSSDNLRTLSPERAWHAVLGLERWIDEQWLARVETYYKRFADLIVQKKTSALRWESDPTGVDPRTAAGWSQPSLVRRDSLTSIPINGARGDAFGMELMLEKRSLAGDDRLSGWVSYALAWAYRERDGVHTPFNFDQRHTANIVGNYRVLPWLDIGAFWRIGSNFPITQPRGVRPRIVLEQGVPQFARDFSGNVILDIDYGDEDNINQSRKPLYHRLDLRATATTRFWNADWSFYLDIINAYNHGNVASFRYFVDASGRLGRRTVTMFPLLPTLGVSARF is encoded by the coding sequence ATGATACTCCGTACGCACACAAACCGATTCGGCGCAATTTGGGCTATTTTGCACCTCTGCATGATGCTGGGCGCGGGAAGCTACGCGCAGGGGCAAAACGCCCGTCTCGAGGGCGTTGTTTTATCCGAGGTCGGACCACTTGTCGGCGCAACCGTGCGTGTACTCGGCACAGGGTCGGGAGGATTGACCGATGCGGACGGGCGATTCCGTATCGACAGACTCGAGGCTCGAGTGTATCAGGTGCAGGTGTCGATGATCGGTTTCGAATCGAGGAACGTTCGAATGACCGCATCCTCAGATCCGGCACCGCAGCGGGTGCAGCTCATCGAGCGTCCTGTCGTTCTCGATGCCGTCGAGGTCGTATCGGACGCGTTACGGCGGCCTGCGGAAGACACACGCGTCAGTGTGCAACAGCTTCAGCCGCGCGAAGCGAAGATATTACCCGGCGCGGGTGAAGACGTCATGCGATCACTTCAATCATTGCCCGGTGTTGTGGCTCCGAACGATTTCAGTTCACAGCTTATCATTCGCGGCAGCGGACCCGATCAAAATCTTATTGTCATGGACGAGATCGAAGTGTTCAACCCGTACCGGCTGTACGGAGCCGTGAGCATGTTCAATCCCGAGACCATCACAGACATCAGTCTCATTTCAGGCGGTTTCCCCGCGCGTTACGGCGATCGGCTCTCCGCCGTCCTCGATGTGACAAACAGGAATGGCAACGCGGATCGTGCCATCGGGGCGAACATCAACATGAGCATAACGAATGCGAACGTGGTGCTCGAGGGGAGCAACCCTGGGTCGATTCCGGGGTCGTGGTTGCTGTCGACACGCAGGACGTATTACGATCTCATACTCGGTCCCATAGCACGGCAGACAGGCCTCGTCACTGGCGATGTGGCTTTCCCGAATTTCCGCGACGTACAGGCAAAGCTATCATTCGGTCCTTTCAACCACTCACGGTTTGTCGTCAACGCTCTCAGCAGCCGCGATGGCGTGGACCTCGTGACGGGTGAGGGGCGTGAAACCCCCGACAGCGTTTCAGTCTTCAACACGCTGTTCAACACCGTGCTCGGTGCGGCCTGGTACTACACACCAAACGAGCGACTCGTCAACAAGCTTGTGCTGTCGTATTACGACAACACGGGCACGACCGAATTTGATGGGCGCTTTCTCGATCCGGTTCTGAACCGTGAGGAATTCAGGGGACAACAGACTGACAGTTTACGCGCTATGGCGCGTCTGTTCGGAATTTCCTTCGACAACGAATTCCGTTTCCGGAAGACCTCCGTAAAGAACATGCTTCTACTCACAGACGAATCCCACGCGTTGGATGCAGGTGTCGGTGTCGATGTGCTCGCGACGGATCTCACTTTTGCTTTCCGTGTATCGCCCGAGCTGCGTCAGATCATCGAGGCAAATCCGCGCTCCTCGGCACTGGTGGACGATATAGCACAGAGTTTAACGTACGTGAAGGCGCATGCCTATGTGCAGGACCGCATTCTCCTTGGCACTTCCTTCGCAGTGACCCCCGGCATTCGAGTGGATTACTACGGGCAGCTCGAAAGCGCTGTTGTTTCCCCACGGCTGTCCGCCTCCTATGCGGTTGATCCCGTTACAACATTTCGCGCCTCCACGGGGCTGTATTACCAGTCGCCCGGATACGAAAAGCTGTTCGATCAAAATCAGTTTTTCGATTTCAGTTCCGACAACCTGCGCACGCTTTCTCCCGAACGCGCCTGGCACGCGGTGCTCGGACTCGAACGATGGATCGACGAGCAGTGGCTCGCGAGAGTAGAGACATATTACAAACGTTTCGCCGATTTGATTGTGCAGAAAAAAACGTCCGCGCTGCGTTGGGAATCGGATCCGACAGGAGTGGATCCCCGCACAGCCGCCGGCTGGTCACAACCCTCGCTCGTGCGAAGGGATTCCCTGACCTCGATCCCCATCAATGGGGCGCGCGGCGACGCGTTCGGTATGGAACTCATGCTGGAGAAACGCTCGCTCGCGGGCGATGATCGCCTCTCGGGATGGGTCAGCTACGCCCTCGCCTGGGCATACCGCGAGCGCGACGGAGTTCACACGCCGTTCAATTTCGATCAGCGGCACACGGCCAACATCGTGGGGAATTACCGTGTGCTGCCATGGCTCGACATCGGCGCATTTTGGAGGATCGGTTCGAATTTCCCCATCACACAACCGCGAGGCGTGCGCCCGCGTATCGTGCTTGAGCAGGGTGTGCCGCAGTTCGCCAGGGATTTTTCCGGCAATGTGATTCTCGACATCGATTATGGGGATGAAGACAACATAAATCAGAGCCGCAAACCGCTGTACCACCGCCTCGATTTGCGCGCGACAGCGACGACCCGTTTCTGGAACGCGGACTGGTCTTTCTACCTCGATATCATCAACGCGTACAATCATGGAAATGTGGCCAGTTTTCGGTACTTTGTTGACGCATCAGGACGCCTCGGCCGCAGGACTGTCACCATGTTTCCCTTACTCCCAACGCTCGGTGTGAGCGCCCGATTCTAA